From a single Apium graveolens cultivar Ventura chromosome 2, ASM990537v1, whole genome shotgun sequence genomic region:
- the LOC141707445 gene encoding uncharacterized protein LOC141707445 isoform X1, whose protein sequence is MPQSYLLTQRSFSCKDHNLIKSVINITDDTRLSNLHHGEMFHCTGKKGETTTVSTNVSLFTSDDFSEVCEMMQLLESLYALASLNVCKPHCVGRLTDGNLTSVPVDIDIPSKVKMFKREKPCLIMQQVPTKTYDDWILTATEQDISLFFRSLLSIVGKFHQASKCFGNIRAGLRVTHNCPIFVFPAAFEVFAEEKLDDGIRSDLVEIHEMVLESGIQGFHERQLFDKLCKKFTQITDGSFTYNGESLRDGSFLITHCPVVWTPEDRYDFIEKLGNYRKLNKYFYDLFFGADAFGKAIPFDLWMRIDTAAPPSIAFILQGIYTSGKNTPYASSDAIRIIHKYAYELKLDEYPSWLDMEKVLYSVCPEAPAILYDMIIDLQHFQSNSAVSMNKEGLIIKFLQYGPSKFDF, encoded by the exons ATGCCGCAAAGTTATCTTCTCACTCAGAGATCCTTTTCATGTAAAGATCACAATTTGATTAAGAGTGTTATTAATATTACGGATGATACACGTCTCTCCAATTTACATCATGGAGAGATGTTTCATTGTACTGGCAAGAAAGGTGAAACCACAACAGTTTCCACTAATGTATCCCTTTTCACTAGTGATGACTTCTCTGAAGTTTGTGAAATGATGCAACTACTTGAAAGCCTTTATGCTTTAGCTTCTCTAAATGTGTGTAAGCCTCACTGTGTCGGGCGTTTAACGGATGGTAATCTTACATCAGTGCCTGTGGATATAGATATACCATCTAAAGTCAAAATGTTTAAAAGAGAGAAGCCTTGCCTTATAATGCAGCAAGTTCCAACTAAAACATATGATGATTGGATTTTAACTGCAACTGAACAAGATATATCTTTGTTTTTTCG TTCTCTTTTATCGATTGTGGGGAAGTTTCATCAAGCAAGCAAGTGTTTTGGGAATATAAGGGCTGGCCTACGCGTCACTCATAACTGTCCAATATTTGTGTTCCCTGCTGCATTTGAAG TGTTTGCAGAAGAGAAACTTGATGACGGGATAAGGAGTGACCTTGTGGAAATTCATGAAATGGTGTTGGAATCAGGAATTCAGGGGTTTCATGAAAGGCAGCTGTTTGACAAGCTGTGCAAAAAATTTACTCAAATTACAGATGGAAGTTTCACATACAATGGTGAATCTTTAAG AGATGGATCATTCCTGATCACACATTGTCCCGTGGTTTGGACCCCTGAAGATAGATATGATTTCATCGAGAAATTAGGAaattacagaaagttgaacaagtaTTTTTATGATCTATTTTTTGGTGCTGATGCCTTTGGTAAAGCAATTCCCTTTGACTTATGGATGAGAATAGACACAGCTGCACCTCCATCTATAGCTTTCATTCTGCAAGGAATCTATACAAGTGGCAAGAACACGCCATATGCAAGTTCGGATGCTATACGAATCATTCACAAATATGCATACGAGCTTAAACTA GATGAATATCCATCGTGGTTGGATATGGAGAAAGTGTTGTACTCTGTCTGTCCAGAGGCCCCTGCAATTTTGTATGACATGATAATTGACCTACAACATTTTCAAAGCAACTCGGCAGTTTCCATGAACAAAGA GGGATTGATCATAAAGTTTTTGCAATATGGGCCCTCCAAATTTGATTTCTAG
- the LOC141707445 gene encoding uncharacterized protein LOC141707445 isoform X2 gives MPQSYLLTQRSFSCKDHNLIKSVINITDDTRLSNLHHGEMFHCTGKKGETTTVSTNVSLFTSDDFSEVCEMMQLLESLYALASLNVCKPHCVGRLTDGNLTSVPVDIDIPSKVKMFKREKPCLIMQQVPTKTYDDWILTATEQDISLFFRSLLSIVGKFHQASKCFGNIRAGLRVTHNCPIFVFPAAFEEEKLDDGIRSDLVEIHEMVLESGIQGFHERQLFDKLCKKFTQITDGSFTYNGESLRDGSFLITHCPVVWTPEDRYDFIEKLGNYRKLNKYFYDLFFGADAFGKAIPFDLWMRIDTAAPPSIAFILQGIYTSGKNTPYASSDAIRIIHKYAYELKLDEYPSWLDMEKVLYSVCPEAPAILYDMIIDLQHFQSNSAVSMNKEGLIIKFLQYGPSKFDF, from the exons ATGCCGCAAAGTTATCTTCTCACTCAGAGATCCTTTTCATGTAAAGATCACAATTTGATTAAGAGTGTTATTAATATTACGGATGATACACGTCTCTCCAATTTACATCATGGAGAGATGTTTCATTGTACTGGCAAGAAAGGTGAAACCACAACAGTTTCCACTAATGTATCCCTTTTCACTAGTGATGACTTCTCTGAAGTTTGTGAAATGATGCAACTACTTGAAAGCCTTTATGCTTTAGCTTCTCTAAATGTGTGTAAGCCTCACTGTGTCGGGCGTTTAACGGATGGTAATCTTACATCAGTGCCTGTGGATATAGATATACCATCTAAAGTCAAAATGTTTAAAAGAGAGAAGCCTTGCCTTATAATGCAGCAAGTTCCAACTAAAACATATGATGATTGGATTTTAACTGCAACTGAACAAGATATATCTTTGTTTTTTCG TTCTCTTTTATCGATTGTGGGGAAGTTTCATCAAGCAAGCAAGTGTTTTGGGAATATAAGGGCTGGCCTACGCGTCACTCATAACTGTCCAATATTTGTGTTCCCTGCTGCATTTGAAG AAGAGAAACTTGATGACGGGATAAGGAGTGACCTTGTGGAAATTCATGAAATGGTGTTGGAATCAGGAATTCAGGGGTTTCATGAAAGGCAGCTGTTTGACAAGCTGTGCAAAAAATTTACTCAAATTACAGATGGAAGTTTCACATACAATGGTGAATCTTTAAG AGATGGATCATTCCTGATCACACATTGTCCCGTGGTTTGGACCCCTGAAGATAGATATGATTTCATCGAGAAATTAGGAaattacagaaagttgaacaagtaTTTTTATGATCTATTTTTTGGTGCTGATGCCTTTGGTAAAGCAATTCCCTTTGACTTATGGATGAGAATAGACACAGCTGCACCTCCATCTATAGCTTTCATTCTGCAAGGAATCTATACAAGTGGCAAGAACACGCCATATGCAAGTTCGGATGCTATACGAATCATTCACAAATATGCATACGAGCTTAAACTA GATGAATATCCATCGTGGTTGGATATGGAGAAAGTGTTGTACTCTGTCTGTCCAGAGGCCCCTGCAATTTTGTATGACATGATAATTGACCTACAACATTTTCAAAGCAACTCGGCAGTTTCCATGAACAAAGA GGGATTGATCATAAAGTTTTTGCAATATGGGCCCTCCAAATTTGATTTCTAG